One part of the Microlunatus elymi genome encodes these proteins:
- a CDS encoding pyruvate carboxylase, which yields MFAKVLVANRGEIAVRAFRAAYELGAKTVAVYPYEDRNAIHRIKADEAYLIGEKGHPVRAYLDVAEIVRAATACGADAIYPGYGFLSENPDLARACDDAGITFIGPPADVLELAGNKVRAIGAARAAGIPTLQSTQPSTDVDALIAGAEQIGFPVFVKAVAGGGGRGMRRVNEPGELRDALDQAMREADSAFGDPTVFIEQAVSRPRHIEVQILADGQGNTIHLFERDCSLQRRHQKVIELAPAPNISAELREALTSDAVKFAESLNYSCAGTVEFLVETDGPRAGEHVFIEMNPRIQVEHTVTEEITGVDLVQSQMRIAAGETLDDLGLRQDEIKIIAAALQCRITTEDPANGFRPDTGTITAYRSAGGAGVRLDGGTADTGAEISAHFDSMLVKLTCRGRDFTTAVARARRALAEFRIRGVSTNIPFLQAVLEDPEFLAGNVSTHFIEERPELLNSRTPGDRGTKLLRYLAEVTVNKPHGDRPTLLDPGEKRPEGVDLASPSPSGSRQRLLDLGPAGFAADLRSRDHVEVTDTTFRDAHQSLLATRVRTKDLLRIAPYVGRMLPELFSVECWGGATYDVALRFLHEDPWDRLAALRYNMPGLALQMLLRGRNTVGYTPYPTKVTKSFVQQAAGTGIDIFRIFDALNDVEQMRPAIEAVLETNTTVAEVALCYTSDLNDPGEKIYTLDYYLRLAEQAVAAGAHILAIKDMAGLLRPPAAGKLVTALRERFDLPVHLHTHDTAGGQIGTLLAAVDAGVDAVDVASAPMSSTTSQPPASALVAALANTERSTNLDLRKVMDLEPYWEAVRRIYKPFESGLPSPTGRVYDHEIPGGQLSNLRQQAIALGLGEKFEQIEAMYAAADKIVGRPTKVTPSSKVVGDLALHLVAVGADPMDFEENPNKYDIPDSVIGFLAGELGTPSGGWPEPFRTKALAGRTVPIREETLSPEDEKALDEGGATARHTLNRLLFPGPTKDYLAGREDYGDINRLDTADFLYGLQPETEHVARIGRGVSVILGLEAIGEADERGLRTVMCTLNGQLRPIRVRDNSIKVDIKAAEQADPNNPNHVAAPFSGVVSLKVAEGDRVEAGATVATIEAMKMEASITAPKAGVVQRLAIGGVQQVEGGDLVLVLS from the coding sequence ATGTTCGCCAAGGTTCTGGTTGCCAATCGCGGGGAGATCGCCGTACGCGCCTTCCGTGCTGCCTACGAGCTCGGGGCCAAGACGGTCGCCGTGTATCCGTACGAGGATCGCAACGCGATCCACCGGATCAAGGCCGACGAGGCGTACCTGATCGGTGAGAAGGGGCACCCGGTCCGCGCCTACCTGGACGTGGCCGAGATCGTCCGCGCGGCCACCGCCTGCGGCGCCGACGCGATCTACCCCGGCTACGGCTTCCTGAGTGAGAATCCGGACCTGGCCCGGGCCTGCGACGATGCCGGCATCACGTTCATCGGCCCGCCGGCCGACGTGCTCGAGTTGGCCGGCAACAAGGTCCGGGCGATCGGTGCTGCCCGCGCGGCCGGCATCCCGACGCTGCAGTCGACCCAACCCTCCACCGACGTCGACGCGCTGATCGCCGGCGCCGAGCAGATCGGCTTCCCCGTCTTCGTCAAGGCGGTCGCCGGTGGCGGCGGTCGCGGCATGCGCCGGGTGAACGAGCCGGGCGAGCTACGGGATGCCCTGGACCAGGCGATGCGGGAGGCCGACAGCGCCTTCGGCGATCCGACCGTCTTCATCGAGCAGGCCGTCAGCCGACCGCGGCACATCGAGGTGCAGATCCTCGCCGACGGCCAGGGCAACACCATCCACCTCTTCGAACGCGACTGCTCGCTGCAGCGCCGGCACCAGAAGGTGATCGAGCTCGCTCCGGCGCCGAATATCAGCGCCGAGTTGCGGGAGGCGCTCACCTCCGACGCGGTCAAGTTCGCCGAGTCGCTGAACTACTCCTGCGCCGGCACGGTCGAATTCCTGGTGGAGACGGACGGGCCGCGCGCCGGTGAACACGTCTTCATCGAGATGAACCCGCGAATCCAGGTCGAGCACACGGTGACCGAGGAGATCACCGGTGTCGATCTGGTCCAGTCGCAGATGCGGATCGCCGCCGGCGAAACCCTCGATGATCTTGGTCTGCGGCAGGACGAGATCAAGATCATCGCGGCCGCTTTGCAGTGCCGGATCACCACCGAGGACCCGGCCAACGGATTCCGTCCGGACACCGGCACCATCACCGCCTACCGTTCCGCCGGCGGTGCCGGGGTCCGATTGGACGGCGGCACCGCCGACACCGGCGCGGAGATCAGCGCCCACTTCGACTCGATGCTGGTCAAGCTGACCTGTCGCGGCCGTGACTTCACCACCGCGGTGGCCCGGGCCCGGCGCGCGCTGGCCGAATTCCGGATCCGCGGTGTCAGCACCAACATTCCTTTCCTGCAAGCGGTTCTGGAGGATCCGGAGTTCCTGGCGGGCAACGTCTCCACCCACTTCATCGAGGAACGACCGGAGCTGCTGAACTCCCGCACCCCGGGCGACCGCGGCACCAAGCTGCTGCGCTATCTCGCCGAGGTGACGGTCAACAAGCCGCACGGCGATCGGCCGACGCTGCTGGATCCGGGTGAGAAGCGGCCGGAGGGCGTCGATCTTGCCTCGCCGTCGCCGTCGGGTTCGCGGCAGCGACTTCTTGATCTTGGTCCGGCCGGTTTCGCCGCGGACCTGCGGTCCCGTGATCATGTCGAGGTCACCGACACCACCTTCCGGGACGCCCATCAGTCGCTGCTGGCGACCCGGGTGCGGACCAAGGATCTGCTGCGGATCGCGCCGTACGTCGGCCGGATGCTGCCGGAGTTGTTCTCGGTCGAGTGCTGGGGCGGCGCCACCTACGACGTCGCACTTCGCTTCCTGCACGAGGATCCGTGGGATCGGCTGGCCGCGCTGCGGTACAACATGCCGGGGCTGGCGCTGCAGATGCTGCTGCGCGGACGCAACACCGTCGGCTACACCCCGTACCCGACGAAGGTGACGAAATCCTTTGTCCAGCAGGCAGCCGGGACCGGCATCGACATCTTCCGCATCTTCGACGCGCTGAACGACGTCGAGCAGATGCGGCCGGCGATCGAGGCCGTGCTGGAGACCAACACCACCGTGGCCGAGGTCGCGCTCTGCTACACCAGCGACCTGAACGATCCCGGCGAGAAGATCTACACCCTCGACTACTACCTGCGGCTGGCCGAGCAGGCGGTCGCTGCGGGGGCGCACATCCTGGCGATCAAGGACATGGCCGGTCTGCTCCGGCCGCCGGCGGCCGGAAAGCTGGTGACCGCACTGCGGGAGCGATTCGATCTTCCGGTGCACCTGCACACCCACGACACCGCCGGTGGCCAGATCGGCACCCTGCTGGCGGCGGTCGACGCCGGCGTGGACGCGGTCGACGTGGCCAGTGCGCCGATGTCGTCGACCACCAGCCAGCCGCCGGCTTCGGCGTTGGTCGCGGCGCTGGCCAACACCGAGCGATCGACCAATCTTGATCTTCGTAAGGTGATGGATCTGGAGCCGTACTGGGAAGCGGTGCGGCGGATCTACAAGCCGTTCGAGTCCGGCCTGCCGAGCCCGACCGGCCGCGTTTACGATCATGAAATTCCCGGCGGGCAGCTGTCCAACCTGCGGCAGCAGGCGATCGCGCTCGGGCTGGGGGAGAAGTTCGAGCAGATCGAGGCGATGTACGCCGCCGCGGACAAGATCGTCGGCCGGCCGACCAAGGTCACCCCGTCGTCGAAGGTGGTCGGTGATCTTGCGCTGCACCTGGTCGCGGTCGGCGCCGACCCGATGGACTTCGAGGAGAATCCGAACAAGTACGACATCCCGGACTCGGTGATCGGCTTCCTGGCCGGCGAGCTCGGCACTCCGTCGGGTGGCTGGCCGGAGCCGTTCCGGACCAAGGCGCTGGCCGGTCGTACGGTGCCGATCCGGGAGGAGACGCTCAGCCCGGAGGACGAGAAGGCGCTGGACGAGGGCGGCGCGACCGCCCGCCACACGTTGAATCGGCTGCTCTTCCCGGGACCGACCAAGGACTACCTGGCCGGCCGCGAGGACTACGGCGACATCAACCGGCTGGACACCGCCGACTTCCTCTACGGGCTGCAGCCGGAGACCGAGCACGTGGCCCGGATCGGCCGCGGGGTCAGCGTGATCCTCGGCCTGGAAGCGATCGGCGAGGCCGACGAGCGCGGCCTGCGGACGGTGATGTGCACGCTGAACGGCCAACTGCGGCCGATCCGGGTCCGGGACAACTCGATCAAGGTCGACATCAAGGCCGCCGAACAGGCCGACCCGAACAACCCGAATCACGTCGCGGCACCGTTCTCCGGCGTGGTGAGCCTCAAGGTCGCCGAGGGCGACCGGGTCGAGGCCGGCGCCACCGTCGCGACCATCGAGGCGATGAAGATGGAGGCATCCATCACCGCCCCGAAGGCCGGCGTCGTACAGCGGTTGGCGATCGGTGGTGTCCAGCAGGTCGAGGGCGGCGACCTCGTCCTCGTCCTCTCCTAG
- a CDS encoding phosphotransferase, whose translation MAQRLAVSDLDWSAVDVDARFPAIWARRDNYLAQLSNLQRSIAHGDFSVGNLHTDEAGVIALDWATLGSSPVGFDLAHLALSTQAESLLPVYLDGLNGQFDADHVERGYRTAVCLVGASRAHWMATRSKALPPTYADFIAGHQL comes from the coding sequence TTGGCCCAACGACTGGCCGTCAGTGACCTCGATTGGTCAGCCGTCGATGTCGACGCACGGTTCCCGGCAATCTGGGCCCGACGCGACAACTACCTGGCGCAGCTGTCGAACCTGCAAAGGAGCATCGCGCACGGAGACTTCAGCGTCGGAAATCTTCACACCGACGAAGCTGGGGTGATCGCGCTGGACTGGGCAACGCTCGGTTCATCGCCGGTCGGGTTCGACCTGGCGCACCTGGCGCTGTCGACCCAGGCTGAGTCGCTGCTACCGGTCTATCTTGATGGGCTCAACGGGCAATTCGACGCTGATCACGTCGAGCGGGGATACCGAACCGCCGTATGCCTCGTAGGTGCCAGCAGAGCCCACTGGATGGCAACTCGATCGAAAGCGCTCCCACCGACCTATGCCGACTTCATCGCGGGGCATCAACTCTGA
- a CDS encoding phosphotransferase, with product MPARAVVGTAQSGWLLEQFDLLKPDGPSHADPVLLHRDVIPSNLIIDRQGRVTALLDWGCAEWGSRARVLVGLPLRALPDLVSGYRSAVNVATPPLHDHDNELSLERDALWFHLYLALAILLKQPSTSEDRNWAAPRQATLLDILAFISSGVPDSWPDLLRRLSPR from the coding sequence GTGCCAGCCAGGGCTGTTGTAGGGACTGCCCAGTCCGGTTGGCTCCTCGAGCAATTCGACCTGCTGAAGCCAGACGGCCCCTCACACGCAGACCCGGTGCTGCTCCACCGCGACGTCATCCCATCGAACCTGATCATCGACCGACAAGGACGCGTAACCGCACTATTGGACTGGGGCTGTGCCGAATGGGGATCCCGAGCCCGCGTTCTTGTCGGTCTGCCGCTTCGAGCCCTACCCGACCTCGTGTCCGGTTACCGATCAGCGGTCAACGTCGCCACGCCGCCACTACACGACCACGACAATGAGCTGTCGCTTGAGCGGGACGCCTTGTGGTTCCACCTGTATCTGGCACTGGCCATTCTCTTGAAACAACCCTCCACATCGGAAGACCGAAACTGGGCAGCGCCACGGCAGGCGACACTGCTCGACATCCTCGCATTCATCTCCAGCGGGGTACCGGACTCCTGGCCCGACCTTCTACGCCGGCTATCTCCACGCTAG
- a CDS encoding aminoglycoside phosphotransferase family protein — translation MINIPETLAVATIAREGDAGRSWIDELPVLVQRYLTRWACAPSGPPTHGGVGMIIPVESPYGPAMIKISFRHPGNVDEPAALQAWQGNGAVRLYEHEPADLAMLIERVEQRSLDLSADEGLIVGAELSARLAIRAPARVPSLANDCPGWAEQLRDQDQQLGHPLPDRVIDGALEVIDDLGRDRTETMIHGDLHGQNILHADRGWVVVDPKGRSGTGGFDAMTMCLYRHEELLGAPDPVAELRRRITIFAEAAGVDTALAIRCTQARLTSSALWDLLHANTPIQQQWARIAADAAQSLL, via the coding sequence GTGATCAACATCCCGGAGACGTTGGCCGTCGCCACGATCGCCCGCGAAGGTGATGCGGGCCGGAGCTGGATCGACGAGCTGCCGGTCCTGGTGCAGCGGTATCTGACTCGCTGGGCTTGTGCGCCCAGCGGACCGCCCACCCACGGTGGCGTCGGAATGATCATCCCGGTCGAGTCGCCGTATGGGCCCGCGATGATCAAGATCTCTTTCCGGCATCCCGGTAACGTCGACGAACCGGCCGCCTTGCAAGCCTGGCAGGGAAACGGGGCCGTACGACTCTACGAGCACGAGCCGGCCGACTTGGCCATGTTGATCGAACGGGTCGAACAACGCAGTCTCGACCTATCGGCGGACGAGGGCTTGATCGTAGGGGCCGAGCTGTCGGCGCGGTTGGCCATCCGTGCGCCCGCCCGCGTGCCGAGCTTGGCGAACGACTGTCCCGGCTGGGCCGAACAGCTGCGTGACCAAGATCAACAACTCGGGCACCCGTTGCCGGACCGGGTCATCGACGGCGCGCTGGAAGTCATCGATGATCTTGGCCGGGATCGGACGGAGACGATGATCCACGGCGACCTGCACGGGCAAAACATCCTGCACGCCGACCGCGGCTGGGTAGTGGTCGACCCCAAGGGCCGATCCGGAACCGGCGGCTTCGATGCGATGACGATGTGCCTGTACCGGCACGAAGAGCTGCTGGGCGCACCGGACCCGGTCGCCGAGCTACGCCGCCGGATCACCATCTTCGCCGAGGCCGCCGGGGTGGACACCGCGCTTGCGATCCGATGCACCCAGGCCCGCCTGACCAGCTCAGCGCTGTGGGACCTGCTGCATGCCAACACACCGATCCAGCAGCAGTGGGCCCGAATCGCCGCGGACGCCGCCCAATCGCTGCTCTGA
- a CDS encoding TauD/TfdA dioxygenase family protein, whose translation MTITTDRPTVTESANRPDAYDPSYSHIQVAKTGELIGARIGGVRLSGDLDDAVVAEIRRALLENKVIFFSGQDHLDDGIQHEFASRLGTPTLPHPNVRGDGKSVLSIDSDYSKANSWHTDVTFVDRIPAISLLRAITLPTHGGNTVWANTVTAYEALHPAVKALVNQLWAVHTNLYDYAADRDEKRIGGIDVKEQSYYDEFRKQAFETEHPVVRVHPETGERSLLLGHFVKYFVGLKSADSSDLFQLLQRQVTKLENTVRWNWSLGDLAIWDNRATQHYGVADYGQQKRVLHRITLAGDVPVSIDGVTSTPRKGDASHFSDLG comes from the coding sequence ATGACCATCACCACCGACCGCCCCACAGTTACCGAGTCGGCGAACCGCCCGGACGCGTACGACCCGAGCTACTCCCACATCCAGGTCGCCAAGACCGGCGAACTGATCGGCGCCCGGATCGGCGGCGTCCGGCTCAGCGGCGACCTCGACGACGCCGTGGTGGCCGAGATCCGCCGGGCCCTGCTGGAGAACAAGGTGATCTTCTTCTCGGGTCAAGATCATCTGGACGACGGGATCCAACACGAGTTCGCCAGCCGGCTCGGCACCCCGACGCTGCCGCATCCGAACGTCCGCGGTGACGGCAAGTCGGTGCTGTCGATCGACTCCGACTACAGCAAGGCCAACAGCTGGCACACCGACGTCACCTTCGTCGACCGGATCCCGGCGATCAGCCTGCTGCGCGCCATCACGTTGCCCACCCACGGCGGGAACACCGTCTGGGCCAACACCGTCACCGCGTACGAGGCGCTGCATCCTGCCGTCAAGGCGCTGGTGAATCAACTCTGGGCCGTACACACCAATCTGTACGACTACGCCGCGGATCGCGACGAGAAGCGGATCGGTGGCATCGACGTCAAGGAGCAGTCCTACTACGACGAATTCCGCAAGCAGGCCTTCGAGACCGAACACCCGGTGGTCCGAGTGCATCCGGAGACCGGGGAACGGTCGCTGCTGCTCGGCCACTTCGTGAAGTACTTCGTCGGACTCAAGTCGGCCGACTCCAGCGACCTCTTCCAGCTGCTGCAGCGCCAGGTCACCAAGCTGGAGAACACCGTCCGCTGGAACTGGTCGCTCGGCGACCTGGCGATCTGGGACAACCGGGCAACCCAGCACTACGGCGTCGCCGACTACGGCCAGCAGAAGCGGGTCCTGCACCGGATCACGCTGGCCGGCGACGTACCGGTCAGCATCGACGGCGTCACCTCCACGCCGCGCAAGGGCGATGCATCGCACTTCTCCGATCTCGGCTGA
- a CDS encoding MaoC family dehydratase, whose translation MQTVSRSFTDFEIGETRTTTGRTITEADIVLHAGQTGDWFPHHVDAEWCAGQPFGQRIAHGTLIVSIAVGMTAGDINPRAFSYGYDKIRFIRPVHIGDTITVSAEITGKRDHPRRDDAGFVDELVTVANQDGETVLALTHIYLVER comes from the coding sequence ATGCAGACGGTCAGTAGGAGTTTCACCGACTTCGAGATCGGCGAGACCAGGACGACCACCGGGCGAACGATCACCGAGGCCGACATCGTGCTGCATGCCGGTCAGACCGGCGACTGGTTCCCGCACCACGTCGACGCCGAGTGGTGTGCGGGTCAGCCGTTCGGCCAGCGGATCGCTCACGGCACGCTGATCGTGTCGATCGCGGTCGGGATGACCGCCGGCGACATCAACCCGCGCGCCTTCAGTTACGGCTACGACAAGATCAGATTCATCCGACCGGTGCACATCGGCGACACCATCACCGTCAGCGCCGAGATCACCGGCAAGCGTGATCATCCTCGTCGCGACGATGCCGGTTTCGTGGACGAGCTCGTCACCGTCGCCAATCAGGACGGCGAGACGGTGCTGGCACTCACCCACATCTATCTGGTGGAGCGATGA
- a CDS encoding type II toxin-antitoxin system PemK/MazF family toxin yields the protein MIWRGELYSVDLGQPVGHEPAFTRPAVVVSADILNNGSGGLVVVVPVTSADYRLRSHIEIEPGSSGLDHTSYARCDQLRVVSTERLMTRQGKLGPAEMQSIDHAMRFVLDL from the coding sequence TTGATCTGGCGCGGGGAGCTGTACAGCGTCGACCTCGGCCAGCCGGTCGGGCACGAACCCGCTTTTACCCGCCCTGCCGTTGTGGTTTCTGCTGACATCCTCAACAACGGTTCCGGCGGACTCGTGGTGGTGGTGCCCGTTACGTCGGCTGACTATCGGCTACGAAGTCACATCGAAATCGAGCCTGGCAGCAGCGGCTTGGATCACACGTCCTACGCCCGCTGCGATCAGCTCCGGGTGGTCTCCACCGAGCGCCTGATGACGCGTCAGGGAAAGCTCGGACCCGCGGAGATGCAATCCATCGACCATGCGATGCGGTTCGTACTCGACCTGTGA
- a CDS encoding glycoside hydrolase family 76 protein: MKHSVPISRPFSTSRRGALAGGLGLAAVAATGWQAAPSAHADGTTAPAHGRLPAHLIRAQQAYNALQKYFYDPDSHFYLEQYPYTDGNPWSYVWPFGQAMVATQVMSGIPGIGRRYRSDVDDRFRALEAYWNNQTDPPGYDSYLRPPAGQGGDKFYDDNEWLGLGFLLRHNLNGRGDRTALTKAEQIFDLVTYGWDTDASHPCPGGVFWTQASWSHDRNTVSNAPGAEIGLRLYLLTGKRSYLDWSLKMYDWVRSYLLAPNELYWDNVHMDGSIDRTQWSYNQGVMIGAGALLYRATGRRQYLDQARRTAAAALDFYAADEHYFDQPAEFNAIFFANLLQLSTIAPDRLYQKAIRWYADQSYQRYRDPATGLYRFDGDNPVTLLHQSAMVRIEGMLSWSPRDYRKLT; the protein is encoded by the coding sequence ATGAAGCATTCCGTTCCCATCTCGCGTCCCTTCTCAACGTCACGCAGGGGCGCGTTGGCCGGCGGTCTCGGCCTGGCAGCGGTCGCCGCCACCGGCTGGCAGGCGGCGCCGTCTGCACACGCCGACGGGACCACCGCACCGGCCCACGGCCGCTTGCCCGCCCATCTGATCCGTGCGCAGCAGGCGTACAACGCGCTGCAGAAGTACTTCTACGACCCGGACAGCCACTTCTATCTGGAGCAGTACCCGTACACCGACGGCAACCCGTGGAGCTACGTCTGGCCGTTCGGCCAGGCCATGGTGGCCACCCAGGTGATGTCCGGCATTCCCGGCATCGGCCGCCGCTACCGTTCCGACGTCGACGATCGCTTCCGCGCGCTGGAGGCGTACTGGAACAACCAGACCGATCCGCCGGGCTACGACTCCTACCTGCGGCCGCCGGCCGGGCAGGGCGGCGACAAGTTCTACGACGACAACGAGTGGCTCGGGCTGGGCTTCCTGCTCCGGCACAACCTGAACGGTCGCGGCGACCGCACCGCGCTGACCAAGGCCGAGCAGATCTTCGATCTGGTCACCTACGGCTGGGACACCGACGCCAGTCATCCCTGTCCTGGTGGGGTTTTCTGGACCCAGGCCAGTTGGAGTCACGACCGCAACACGGTGTCGAACGCGCCCGGTGCGGAGATCGGGCTGCGGCTGTATCTGCTGACCGGCAAGAGGTCCTACCTGGACTGGTCGCTCAAGATGTACGACTGGGTGCGCAGCTATCTGCTCGCGCCGAACGAGCTCTACTGGGACAACGTGCACATGGACGGCAGCATCGACCGGACCCAGTGGTCGTACAACCAGGGCGTGATGATCGGCGCCGGGGCGCTGCTCTACCGGGCCACCGGCCGGCGGCAATATCTTGATCAAGCTCGGCGTACGGCTGCTGCCGCACTCGACTTCTACGCCGCTGACGAGCACTACTTCGACCAGCCGGCCGAGTTCAACGCGATCTTCTTCGCCAACCTGCTGCAGTTGTCCACGATCGCCCCGGATCGCTTGTACCAGAAGGCGATCCGTTGGTACGCCGACCAGTCCTATCAGCGCTACCGCGACCCGGCCACCGGGCTCTACCGCTTCGACGGCGACAACCCGGTGACCCTGCTGCACCAGTCCGCGATGGTCCGGATCGAGGGCATGCTGTCCTGGAGCCCGCGCGACTACCGCAAACTAACCTGA
- a CDS encoding M20 family metallopeptidase, whose product MTELAVRAEQRLPELIKDIEALVRLESPSDDLEAVRRSADLVAEIGAKYLGVEPERVDVEGRPHLVWRLGDGPRKVVILAHHDTVWPIGSWGEDPWSLVDGVIRGPGCFDMITGILQALLGIRLLIEDGSSVDGVTLLVTADEEIGSRTSRKLIETEAAGCRAAFVLEASGPGGAIKTERKGTSDYQIKITGRAAHAGLEPEKGINAGIELAHQVLRIAQLGNADLGTTVTPTVLSAGTTTNTVPARAEIKVDVRVRSKGEQQRVDNDMHALEPQLPGAELIIGGRPNRPPLPGSASAALFDRAVKLAEAEGLGSLESMAVGGASDGNFTAGIGVPTLDGLGAVGGGAHADDEHVLVEKIPARTALLAVLIKDQLLAD is encoded by the coding sequence GTGACTGAGTTGGCGGTGCGGGCCGAGCAGCGGTTGCCCGAGTTGATCAAGGACATCGAGGCGTTGGTGCGGCTGGAGTCGCCGTCCGATGATCTTGAAGCGGTACGCCGCAGTGCCGACCTGGTGGCCGAGATCGGCGCCAAGTATCTCGGCGTCGAACCGGAGCGGGTCGACGTCGAGGGTCGGCCGCATCTGGTCTGGCGCCTCGGTGACGGACCGCGCAAGGTGGTGATCTTGGCCCATCACGACACCGTCTGGCCGATCGGTTCCTGGGGTGAGGATCCGTGGAGCCTGGTCGACGGCGTGATCCGCGGTCCGGGTTGCTTCGACATGATCACCGGGATTCTGCAAGCCCTGTTGGGGATTCGGCTGCTGATCGAGGACGGCAGCTCGGTCGACGGGGTGACGCTGTTGGTCACGGCGGACGAGGAGATCGGCTCCCGCACCTCGCGGAAGTTGATCGAGACCGAGGCCGCCGGATGCCGGGCCGCGTTCGTGTTGGAGGCATCCGGACCGGGTGGCGCGATCAAGACCGAACGTAAGGGCACCTCGGACTACCAGATCAAGATCACCGGCCGAGCCGCCCATGCCGGACTCGAACCGGAGAAGGGCATCAACGCCGGCATCGAACTGGCGCACCAGGTTCTCAGGATCGCCCAACTAGGCAATGCTGATCTTGGGACGACAGTGACGCCGACCGTGTTGTCTGCCGGTACCACCACCAACACGGTGCCGGCCCGAGCCGAGATCAAGGTCGACGTCCGGGTTCGCAGCAAGGGGGAGCAGCAACGAGTCGACAACGACATGCATGCGCTCGAGCCGCAGCTGCCGGGTGCCGAGTTGATCATCGGCGGCCGCCCGAACCGGCCGCCGCTACCCGGCAGCGCATCGGCGGCACTGTTCGATCGGGCGGTGAAGCTGGCCGAAGCCGAGGGCCTCGGCTCGCTCGAATCGATGGCCGTCGGCGGCGCGTCGGACGGTAACTTCACCGCCGGCATCGGCGTCCCCACTCTCGACGGTCTGGGTGCCGTCGGTGGCGGTGCGCACGCCGACGACGAGCACGTACTGGTGGAGAAGATCCCTGCCAGGACAGCGCTTCTGGCCGTGTTGATCAAGGATCAGCTACTGGCTGACTGA
- a CDS encoding glyoxalase superfamily protein yields MTLPSGASLHLSEHNGDGTPRSILLVPVEDLDREVAEMTASGWGAPPTIEESRMGRSIIVHDSTGNRIVFVSTLAVGHRYSDESLRL; encoded by the coding sequence ATGACGTTGCCATCGGGCGCGAGTCTGCACTTGAGTGAGCACAACGGCGACGGCACTCCACGGAGCATTCTGCTGGTGCCGGTGGAGGACCTGGACCGAGAGGTTGCAGAGATGACCGCCTCCGGGTGGGGTGCGCCGCCGACGATCGAAGAGTCCCGGATGGGCCGAAGCATCATCGTGCATGATTCGACGGGCAATCGGATCGTGTTCGTGTCGACACTGGCTGTTGGTCATCGATACTCCGACGAGTCCCTCCGATTGTGA